CGAGACTCCGCTGGGGGAGCGGGATGTGCGTGAGATTCACACGATCGTCCTGCGTGGCATCGAGCCCGAGAATGCGGGCGTCTATCGACGCATCAACGTACGCATCAGCGGCACCGAGCACGTGCCGCCAGAGGCCCTCCATGTCCCCGAGCGCATGCGGGAGTTCGGGCAGTGGCTCCAGAGTGAGAAGCCCGAACATCCCATCATCGTCTCGGCCATCGCGCATGCGTGGTTCGAGACCATCCATCCCTTCGTGGATGGCAATGGCCGGACGGGGCGGCTGCTCGCCAATCTCCTGCTCCTGCGCCAGGGGTATCCGGCCATCGTGCTGCGAGTGCAGGAGCGGGCGCGGTACTACGCGGCGCTCGATGCGTCCCATTCGGGCGAGCTCACGCCCATGCTGGAGCTGACGCTGGACGGCGTGGAGCAGAGCCTCGCGGAGTACGAGCGGGCCTCCCGAGAGGCCCTGGAGGTGCAGGAGCCTGCCATCGAGTACCTGGCCGGACGGCTCAGCACGGCGAAGGAGAAGGAGGCTTCGCCCCAGCTCCTCGCGTGGAAATACTCCATCGAGGCATTGCAGGAGGCGCTTCGCTACACAGCGGAGCGCATCGGCCAGCAGCTCTCCCAGCGCCAGGGCGAAGTGGAGCTCACGGTGACTGGGATGTCTGGCCTCTCCTTCGATGACGCCCTGTGGCGGAGGGCGAGCCAGGAAATCGTCCCGCTGATCACCCTCCGGGGACGGACTTCGCGTTCCAGCGTCGTTGGATGGCTCGAGTCTCTCCCGGGTCTGGAGCCGTGGTGGAAGGCCAGGCTGCCCTACGTGAGGTTCAACGTGGAGGCTGAGCTGGAGGATGCGCCGGAGCGCTTCTTCGCAGCCATGCCGGACGAGCACCTCTTCACGGCGCTCTACGCCGACAGTGTCCGCCGAGAAAAACTCGAGGAACAGACCTACTGGGCGAAGTTCGGGAGAAACCCCTTGTCCTCCAAGCCGCTCCGGCTTCCCAAGGGCGTCAAGGTGCGGGAGAAGGTGTCCGCTCAGCAGATTGCCGTCGATATCTGGACACACCTCATCGAGAACTACCTGGCCTGAGCGGGATTGCATGGAGCCGCTGCACGAGCGTGGCGCTACTCCGCCTTCTCGATCCCGAAGCTGTGCGAGAACGCCAACCCCAGGAATGGCTTGAAAGGTTCGTCGCCGGAGCCCTTCCAGTTCACGCTGGCGGCCAGGACACTGTCCTTCGTCACCGGGACGCCAATCCGAGGGCCAAACTCGACCGATGACGAGTCTTCGTCACACTCGGACAGGCAGGCCGTCCACTTGCCCGCCACGCTCACGTCCAGCACGACCTTCTTGCGGAAGGGAAGCGTCGGCTTCCAGGTCAGGGCCAGCGCCGGCCCGGCGGAGGTGCGCCGCCGGCCCTCGGAGACCTCGGCGTTCTCCAGATTCCCGTTCAAGACGATTGATGCGGTGGAGAACGGCACCTCGACCGCGAGGTTCGCCGCGGTCTTGGCCAGGGCATGGCTGTTGAATCCGTAGCCGGTGGACAGTCCCAGGCTGAAGGAAGGAAGGAAGTCCATCGCGTCGCTGACCTCCTTGTCGAGGGCGTCCCAGGCGAGGGAACTGCAGTGCTCCATATAGGCCTCGATGGCCTCCCCCTCTCCCTGAGGGCGGCACTTCCCGAGCTCGGCTTTGTATGTGGCATCCAGCCGATCAACGAATGTCTGGCTCCACCCGCGGGGGTCTCGGAAGCTGTAGTTCGCCTTGATGCCCGCGGTCAGTTCTTTGGCCTCCGTCGAGTACGCCCCCACGAGCTGAAGGCCGCTCAGGAACTGGCTCTTCATCGCGGTATCCACCAGCAGCCCCGGGGATGCGGTGAGCGAGAAGGCCGCGCCCTCTTCCTTGGCCTCGGTGGCGACCTTGAATACCTCGCCCAGGGTTGGCCGGGAGAACAGCTGCGTGGGTGCCGCGACCGTCCAGGGATCCGCGCCAGGCTCACTGCCGCGCTCCGCCGCCGTGTCCGTCTCCTTCGCGAGAAAGTCCTCGGCGGACGGCGCTTGCGCCGAGGCTGCCGACGACAGCAGGAGGACCATCCATGCCAGTCGAGTCATGGGTATCACGCTCCCTCACCGGCGTTGCCAACCATCGCGGGCGGCAACTCGTAGTGCTTGATGAACTTGTCGTCGCTCGGGCTCGTCGGGCTGGCGTCCATTCCGCTCTCGAGCTGTCGGCTGACGATGGCCCCGCTGCTGTCGCGCCACCGTCCCCACAGCTGGTACTTCCAGCCACCGCCCTGGAACTTGTAGGCGACGTGCAGCTTCACCTTCTGGCCGGGCTGGTACAGCGAGGCGGGCACCCGGAAGTGCGCCTTCCCCCCGCGGAAGACGCCCTGACCGCCCGGCACGGTCGTGTTGCCGATCACCAGCCAGAGCGCCACGGGGAGCTGCTGGGGAATCCAGACGAGGGCGAGCTCCAGGAAGTGCTCCTGCTCCGTCACCGCGACGTTCGCGTTGGCGAACGCCGTCGCCGCCCTCGTGAAGGGGTCGAGCGCGTCCAGGCGCTCGAAGAGCGGCCAGTCCCTGGCGTCCACGAGCAGCGCGTGCGTCACCAGCCGCTCGAACTCCGCGTGCTCCTCGGGCAAGGGGAAGGCCGTGCCCGCATCGGCCAGCCCGGCCAGCCCGGAGGGGAGCGCCCCTCGGGCGTTTCGGGCCCCCGAGCTCTTCGTGGAAGATTTCTTCGCTGTCATGGCATGCATCCTTTCGGTGAAGGGCTCCTGGAGTGGCTGCTGGAGCTGCTCGTGTGGCGCTCGGTGCTAGGAGGGGCGGGGCTCGATGGCCTTGTTCGCCGCGTTCTTGAGCGCTCGCGCCGTGTCGGCCAGCACCTGCGCGGGGTTCGTGGCCTTGGAGTCGCCCAGCTCTCCGGCCGCGGACTCGAGGGCCTGCTTCAGCTCCGTCGCCGTCAGCTTGCGCGCCTCGGACTCGGCGTCCTTCAGCCGCTTGCGGAGATCCATCAGCCCGCTCAGCATGTCGTGCCAGAACTTCGAGCCCGCGGTGGTGGAGAACCCCATCAGCACGCAGCCGAGGAGGTGGAGCAGCTGGGCGTCTCGCGTCGCCGGATCGAACAGTCGGTCCCAGCTCCGCTCGTCGGTCATGTAGAACTTGAAGAAGTTGGACGATTCGGGCTTCGAGCTCAGCAGCGCGAGCAGGTCCGCGTGCGTGAGCAGCGCGAGGATGACGGCGCTCACCCAGTTGAAGGAGCCGATCGTCAGGCCGTCCACCACCGTCCTGGGGTGGGTGGGCGGCAGCGGCGCTTCCGGCGCCTGGCTGGCGGGCTTCGCGATGAACCGCAGCGGCACGCGGAGCAGCTCCAGCACCCGCTCATGGATCATCGCGAAGACGGCAAGAACAGAGACCACGAAGATGAGAGAGTCCACGACAGCCTCCAGAACGATGGGCGCTGGAGGCTTGAGCAAGCGGTGTGCCGGAGCACCCCATGGCGCGAGGTCCCTGTTCCCGCCAGGAGAGTCGCGAGGTTTTCCGGGCTCGCACGCATTGGGCTGTCAAACCGATTGGACAACCGCCCTCCGGCGTGTCCAAAGGAGCTGACAAGCCCTCGATCTGGAGCTGAGGCTTGGAGTTAGATCCAGGGGTGCTCAAAATGCTGGCACCGGACCCGCTGCCCTCCAAGGATGAGCCCCTGGCCGCGGGCTCGCTGGTGGATGGCTTTCGCGTGGTGCAGCTCCTGGGTGAGGGCGCCTCCGGGAGGGTGTACCTGGCCCAGGATCTGGCGCTGGGCCGCCGGGTGGCGCTCAAGTTCCTGCGGCCCGAGCTGCTCGGCCCGGAGAGCGCGGCGCAGCTCCTGGAGGAGGCCCGCACCACCGCCCGGTTCAGCCACCCTCACATCGTCACCGTGCACGCGGCCGGTACGTTCCGCGAGCAGCCCTACCTGGCGCTGGAGTACCTGGAGGGGCAGACGCTGCGCGAGCGGATGGCGCGCGAGCGCCTCCCCCCGGCGGAGGTCCTCCGCGTAGGGCGGGCCATCGCGGATGCGCTCGCGGAGGCGCACCGCCACGGCATCATCCATGCGGACCTCAAGCCGGAGAATGTCCTCCTGCCTCGGGATGGGCGGCTGCGCGTCGTGGACTTCGGCCTGGCGCGGCACGCGGGCGCGTCCGCTGGCGCCGCTTCTGGCACCCCGGCGTACATGTCTCCCGAGCGCTGGCAGGGAGCGCTGCCCTCTCCCGCGATGGACATCTGGGCGCTGGGGGTGATGCTCCACGAGCTGCTCGAGGGCCGACGTCCCGTGGACGATGCCAGCCTGGCCTCGTTTGCCTTCGCGCCTCGCCCGCTGCCGGGCCCGTCCCCCGAGCGCGCGGGAGCAGCCCTCATCAAGTCCTGCCTGGAGCTGGCTCCGGCGGCACGCCCCTCCGCGGAGGCGCTGACGGCAGCCCTCTCCGCGCTGCTCGACCCCTCAGGAGGAGCCAAGGAGGACGACACCGCCCGGACTCCGTTCCGTGGGCTGCGGGCATTCACCGAGGCCGAGGCCGCGCTCTTCTCCGGGCGTGAGGCGGAGGTGGACGCGCTGGTGGAGCGCCTGCGGCATGATGGGCCCGTGGCGCTCGTCGGCCCTTCGGGCATCGGCAAGAGCTCGCTGCTGCAGGCGGGGCTGTTCTCGCGCCTGCGACAGATGGCGCCCTGGACGGTGGTGTCCCTCCGGCCCGGCGCGCACCCACTCCAGCGGTTGGTGGAAGCGCTGGCGCTGGAGCCGAGCGCGGCGGAGCGGCTGGCGCGGACGCCCGGAGCCATCGTCGAGCTACTGCAGGCGCTGGCGCCCGCTCCCGCGCTGCTGGCCGTGGACGCCTTCGAGGAGGCCTTCACGCTGGCGACCTCGGAGGAGACGCTGGCGCTGGCACGGTGCCTGGCGGCGGTGGCCACGGCGGGCATCGGATGGCGGGTGATGGTGGTGCTCCGGGACGACTACCTGGGGCACTTTGCTCGCCTGTCGGTCCTGAGCGCGTTCCTGGGCAATGCCTTCGTGGTGGGGCCGCTGTCTCCGTCCGCCCTGGGCGAGGCCATCGCGGGCCCGCTGCGTCGGGCCGGCTACGCCACCGATGACGCGGGGCTGGTGGGGCGCATCGTCTCGGACGTGCAGGCCCAGCCGGCGGGGCTGCCGCTGCTGCAGGCCACCTGCGCGGCGCTCTGGGAGCGGCGTGACAAGGAGCGGCGGCTGCTGCGCGCGTCGGTGTACGAGGAGCTGGGGGGCGTGGCGGGAGCGCTGGCGGCGCAGGGCCGGCAGCTGCTGGGCCAGCTGCCCGCGCAGGAGGTTCGCACCGTGCGAGCGCTGCTGCTCCAGATGCTCACCCCAGAGGGCACCCGGCGCCCTCGGACGCGCGAGGAGCTGCTGGAAGAGCTGGGGCAGGGGGCCGGGCGGGTGCTGGATGCACTGCTCTCGCACCGGCTGGTCGTGGCCTCGCGCGATCTCCGCACGGATGGGGCCGTGGTCGAGCTGGCGCACGAGGCCCTGGCCACCGCGTGGCCGGAGCTGGCGCGCTGGCGCCAGGAGTCTCGCGAGGAGCACCTGCTCGTCACCGAGATCGATCAAGCCGCCGAGCTCTGGGATCGACGCGGACGGAGGGACGAGGAGACGTGGGGAGGCGACGCGCTGTCGCAGGCGCTGCGCCGGGTGGAGCACTGGAAGGTGCCGCTGGCCAGCCGCTCTCGAGCATTCCTGGAGGCGGCGCGGCGGCGCGAGCAGGGGCTGGCTCGCAGGCGGAGGGTAGGGCTCACGGGCGCGGTGTCGTTGCTGGTCGTCACGGCCGTGGTGGTCACGGCGGCGGTGCTCGCGTTCCGGCAGAAGCAGCAGGAGACGGCACGGCAGCAGGTGGAGATGCGGCTGATGGCCGTGGACCTGGGAGACTTCGACCTGGTCCTGGAGCTGTACGACTTCGACCCGGGAACCCAGGCGTGGACGCGCGTTCCCGCGACGGGCCCCCTGGAGTGGTCACTGGCGCCTCAAGAGGCGGCAGGGGCGGGCGCCGCGTACGACGGCTCCGTCTTGAAACGCGGCGAAGGGCGCGTGGACGAGCAAGGCGCATGGCGCGAGCGCGTGGAGGCACCCTCGCGGGCGGCGTGGCTGAGCGTGAAGCGCGGCGCCTGTCCGCCCTCGCGGGTCCGGCTGCAGCGGCTGCCAGGATATGCGCAGCGCAAACAGCACGGGGAGCTGAGGCTGCCCATCCCCACGTGCGCCGCCTCACGGGCCGGGTTGATCGAGGTTCCCGCTGGAACCTACTGGCGGCCCTTGGAGCGTCGCGGCAGAGATGCACGGGTGGAAGTGGCCGCGTTCGCCATGGACAGGACGGAGGTCACCAACGGCCAGTTCCGCCTCTTCCAGGAGCGGGTGCTCCCGCTCTCGGGAGGACAGCGAGAGACTGCCCCGGCCCATGAGCGCTACAAGCTGGCGCACGCGCTGGAGAGCCCCGCGACAGGGATCGACGCGTTCACCGCCGAGGACTTCTGCCGCTTCCTGGGCAAGGAACTGCCGACGATCGATGAATGGAAGAAGGCGGCCAGAGGGGGCGAGTTCCTGGACGCGGACGGTGCGGTGGCCAATCCGAACCCGCTGCGGGTGACGGTCTGGGGCGACGATCGCCCGGAGCCACCCGCCAACCTGGGGGGAAAGGACCCGTTTCCGACCACTGCGCCCGTGGGCTCCTTCCCCGAGGATCGCAGCCCCTACGGCATCCTGGACATGGCGGGGAACGTGGCGGAGTGGACCGCGACCACGGCCACGGAAGGGGACTTTCCGGGCCTGCGCATGGTGGCGGGCGGCAGGTGGGACGCACCGGTGGAGACAGAGCAGCACCAGATGTCCTGGACGAACCACCTGCCCGCTCGCCGGTTCGAGTTCGGGGTGGGAGCGCGCTGCGTGGAGCGCTCCCGTCCTCATTAGAGCGAGCCCAGCTGCTGCTTGAGCTGCTCGAGGCTGGGCGCCGGCTCATGGCCCAGCCAGCGGAACACGTGGTGGCGGTCCGGTGCCGAGCTCACGGCGATGACACGCCGTGCACCCCGGACGGTCACCGTGAGGCCGTCGGTGCTCCAGCGGTCATCGACGATGGCGGCCGGCACGGCGGAGCATGTGTGGGGCACGTAGCCCTTCGGCAGGTTCTGGAGAAAGCGCGGGTGCGTCAGGGCGGGCATCGGGATGCCCTGACAGATGCGCTTCACGCCGATGGTGGTCGTGTGCATCTCCTCGGAGGAGGTGAGGTACTTCGAGGCCACCGCGTCGCTGAAGCCCTCGGGGCCAAAGTCGCACCAGTCGATCGTCGCCGTGGTCCCCCACACCTTCCGCTTCTGCCCGGGCTTCCGGGAGAGCGCCGCCGAGAGGCCCTGGAGGACCTTCATCCCTTCCTCGCCGATCGCCGTCTCACAGCCGAGCAGCCGTACGTCCGCCGTGTCCGCGAGGAACTCGCCCAGGTTGATGAGGTGGCTCCACGTCGACTCGTCCGGAGTGACGATCTCCTGCCCCTTGTCTCCGAGCGTGAGCGTCCCGGGGCTTCCGTGTCCGAAGAGATCCAACCGCTGCAGTCGCGCGCCTGCTCGATCCACCACGTCCTTCACGATCGAGTCGAGCCACTCGGGGTCCTGGCAGCGTGTGAACCGCCGGCGCTTCGGATCGCCCGGGCCGTTCACCTGAAACACCGCGGGCTCGAGCTCCGGATCCAGCTCTCTGGGATAGGAGAAGACTGTCAGCTGCATGGCCGTGCCCTCCTACTTGTCCATCTCTTGCAGGGCCGCCACCGAGCGCAGGAGATCCGAGACGGAGCGGAGGATGTCATTGCGAGCATCCGTCCGGGCCTGCTGCATCTTGTCCGCGCCGAACGGCCACTTGCCGGGCCCCTCCGAATAGTTCGCGTAGAGGGTGACCCTGGGCTCCATGTACTCCTTCGAGAGGAGGAGGAAGCCATACTGGTTCTTCTGCGCGTGCACGGCCGTGGAGGGGACACCGGGCCAGACGTGCTGGGTATTGGTGAGGTCGACCTCCAACCCGGTGACCGGGGTGGTGGGCGCAATCCCTCCCGCCAGATCGAAGATGAACCTCCTTGGATCGGGGTCGATGACCCGGACCTTGTAGGCGTGGTACCCGGGGATGGCCCCCAGAAGGGGCATCCACCAGTGTTTCAGCGCCTCGGGGGTGCTTTGAGGCAAGGCAGTAGACTCACCATAGTATGGTGTACCGGGCATCGTGCTCTCCTTGGGACTACGGGTGGACATCAACCGCCAGCGGACTGGGGATCTCGCGACAGGCCGAATGCCTTCATCAGGTTGTAGACGTGCTGCCGGGTGAGATCGAGCCGCTGCGCCACATCCGCCACGCACCAGTCGGTGGCATCCAGCTCTCGGCGCAGCAGATCTCTCTGGAACAGGCGCGTGGCCTCGTGGAAGGAGAGGGGGCCCGTGGCATGGGGCCCTGCCTCCTCGAACACGTGGCGCGGCTCCACGAACGAGGCCGCCTCCGCGCTCGCGTGGATGAGCGCGGCCTCCAGCTTGTGGCGGAGCTGCCTCACGTTGCCGGGCCAGTCCGCCGCCTCGCATGCGGCGAGGCAGGCGGGTGAGGCGCGCAGGCGCGGCAGTCCGTTCTCGTCCGACAGGCGCTCCAGCAGCGCCTCGACCAGGGGGCCCACGTCCTCGCGGCGCTCGGCGAGCGGCGGGATGCGCACCGTCAGGACGTTGATGCGGAAGAAGAGGTCCTCCCGGAAGCGGCGCTCGCGCATCTGCTGCTCGAGGTTCGCGTTCGTCGCGGTGATGAGCCGGATGTTCGCCTTGGAAGGCTTCGGGCTGGCCAGGGGGAAGTACTGCCGCGACTGCAGCAGTTGCAGCAGCTTGGCCTGGGCGGCCAGGGGAATCTCGGCGATCTCATCCAGGAAGAGCGTGCCGCCCTCGGCGGCCTCCACCTTGCCCACCGTGCGCCGTGCCCCGGGGAAGGCGCCCGGCTTGGCGCCGAACAGCTCGCTCTCGAAGAGGCCCTCTGGAATGGCCGCGCAGTTGAGCTCCACGAAGGGGCCCGCCCGGCGCTTGCTGTTGGCGTGCAGCGCCTGCGCCAGCTGCGTCTTCCCCGTCCCCGACGGGCCGCTGATCATCACCGTCACATCCAGCGGGGCCGCCACCGCGAGCTGGGCAAAGACATTCGCCAGCGCCGTGCTCCGTCCGATGATGCCCTCGAGCTGGAAGCGCTGGCGGAAGGGACGGGTCGGATCCTCCGCGTCCAGCTCCTGGCGGACCAGGGCCCGCTCGGCGGCGGTCCCCAGGTAGCGCGCCACCGACTCCGTGAAGGCCACCAGCTCCTGCGAGAAGGGCCCCGCGCCGCGCCTGCCTTCCAGATAGAGCACGCCCGGCAGCCGGCCCGAGAGCGGAACGCAGAGCACGGCCTCCAGCCGCTGTCCCTTGACGCTGGGAGAGCTGGAGAAGCGCGCATCCAGGAGCGCGTGCGGCGTGTGGATCGTCTTTCCCGCCGCGATCGCGGAAGTCACGATTCCTCGGGACGTGAGCGCCCGGATCTCCTCGCGATCCGCGTCCGAGCAGCCGTGGAAGAGCGCCCACTCCCTGCGCCCCGCGGACGCTTCTCCATACAGCTCCAGGCCGGCGCGCTGCGCGTCCGCCAGCTCGACCAGGCCCGCCAGCACGTCCTGCAGCGGTTGGAGCGGGTCCGGGGCATCCAGGACACGGAGCACCGCGAGGTAGAGGTCTCGCTCGCGGGCGACACGTGCCTCGGGAGTGGCCATGTCGTTCAACATAGCACCCGTCGGGAGCACGGCAACGCTGATGAGCCAGAGGTAGCGCATTCGCTCACGTCGCATTTGCACGGCGTGAGCCAACGCTTGCGACAGAGGCAAGCCTGGAAGGGAGCCCGGGGTCCGCGTCAATTCGATTGGACACCCGGCGAGGCGCGTGTCCACCGGCGTGGACATGCGCCCGTCCCGCTCGGGCCAGCCATCGAGGCACAGGGACTCGAGGCACAGGGATTGCTCGGCACGGGGGGAACACTCGATCTGAGTTCCTCATTCACAGACGAGTGCCCTTCAG
This DNA window, taken from Hyalangium gracile, encodes the following:
- a CDS encoding Fic family protein translates to MKRLQWAREVSSVHKYQWSASLDARLQQATERMRQLRQATLPPAAVQSLRHWFRVHHTYHSNAIEGNRLTLPETRAVLEDGITIQGRSLKDHLEAVNLAQALDFVESLARAETPLGERDVREIHTIVLRGIEPENAGVYRRINVRISGTEHVPPEALHVPERMREFGQWLQSEKPEHPIIVSAIAHAWFETIHPFVDGNGRTGRLLANLLLLRQGYPAIVLRVQERARYYAALDASHSGELTPMLELTLDGVEQSLAEYERASREALEVQEPAIEYLAGRLSTAKEKEASPQLLAWKYSIEALQEALRYTAERIGQQLSQRQGEVELTVTGMSGLSFDDALWRRASQEIVPLITLRGRTSRSSVVGWLESLPGLEPWWKARLPYVRFNVEAELEDAPERFFAAMPDEHLFTALYADSVRREKLEEQTYWAKFGRNPLSSKPLRLPKGVKVREKVSAQQIAVDIWTHLIENYLA
- a CDS encoding bifunctional serine/threonine-protein kinase/formylglycine-generating enzyme family protein; the encoded protein is MLAPDPLPSKDEPLAAGSLVDGFRVVQLLGEGASGRVYLAQDLALGRRVALKFLRPELLGPESAAQLLEEARTTARFSHPHIVTVHAAGTFREQPYLALEYLEGQTLRERMARERLPPAEVLRVGRAIADALAEAHRHGIIHADLKPENVLLPRDGRLRVVDFGLARHAGASAGAASGTPAYMSPERWQGALPSPAMDIWALGVMLHELLEGRRPVDDASLASFAFAPRPLPGPSPERAGAALIKSCLELAPAARPSAEALTAALSALLDPSGGAKEDDTARTPFRGLRAFTEAEAALFSGREAEVDALVERLRHDGPVALVGPSGIGKSSLLQAGLFSRLRQMAPWTVVSLRPGAHPLQRLVEALALEPSAAERLARTPGAIVELLQALAPAPALLAVDAFEEAFTLATSEETLALARCLAAVATAGIGWRVMVVLRDDYLGHFARLSVLSAFLGNAFVVGPLSPSALGEAIAGPLRRAGYATDDAGLVGRIVSDVQAQPAGLPLLQATCAALWERRDKERRLLRASVYEELGGVAGALAAQGRQLLGQLPAQEVRTVRALLLQMLTPEGTRRPRTREELLEELGQGAGRVLDALLSHRLVVASRDLRTDGAVVELAHEALATAWPELARWRQESREEHLLVTEIDQAAELWDRRGRRDEETWGGDALSQALRRVEHWKVPLASRSRAFLEAARRREQGLARRRRVGLTGAVSLLVVTAVVVTAAVLAFRQKQQETARQQVEMRLMAVDLGDFDLVLELYDFDPGTQAWTRVPATGPLEWSLAPQEAAGAGAAYDGSVLKRGEGRVDEQGAWRERVEAPSRAAWLSVKRGACPPSRVRLQRLPGYAQRKQHGELRLPIPTCAASRAGLIEVPAGTYWRPLERRGRDARVEVAAFAMDRTEVTNGQFRLFQERVLPLSGGQRETAPAHERYKLAHALESPATGIDAFTAEDFCRFLGKELPTIDEWKKAARGGEFLDADGAVANPNPLRVTVWGDDRPEPPANLGGKDPFPTTAPVGSFPEDRSPYGILDMAGNVAEWTATTATEGDFPGLRMVAGGRWDAPVETEQHQMSWTNHLPARRFEFGVGARCVERSRPH
- a CDS encoding DUF4347 domain-containing protein — translated: MQLTVFSYPRELDPELEPAVFQVNGPGDPKRRRFTRCQDPEWLDSIVKDVVDRAGARLQRLDLFGHGSPGTLTLGDKGQEIVTPDESTWSHLINLGEFLADTADVRLLGCETAIGEEGMKVLQGLSAALSRKPGQKRKVWGTTATIDWCDFGPEGFSDAVASKYLTSSEEMHTTTIGVKRICQGIPMPALTHPRFLQNLPKGYVPHTCSAVPAAIVDDRWSTDGLTVTVRGARRVIAVSSAPDRHHVFRWLGHEPAPSLEQLKQQLGSL
- a CDS encoding sigma-54-dependent Fis family transcriptional regulator, which gives rise to MRYLWLISVAVLPTGAMLNDMATPEARVARERDLYLAVLRVLDAPDPLQPLQDVLAGLVELADAQRAGLELYGEASAGRREWALFHGCSDADREEIRALTSRGIVTSAIAAGKTIHTPHALLDARFSSSPSVKGQRLEAVLCVPLSGRLPGVLYLEGRRGAGPFSQELVAFTESVARYLGTAAERALVRQELDAEDPTRPFRQRFQLEGIIGRSTALANVFAQLAVAAPLDVTVMISGPSGTGKTQLAQALHANSKRRAGPFVELNCAAIPEGLFESELFGAKPGAFPGARRTVGKVEAAEGGTLFLDEIAEIPLAAQAKLLQLLQSRQYFPLASPKPSKANIRLITATNANLEQQMRERRFREDLFFRINVLTVRIPPLAERREDVGPLVEALLERLSDENGLPRLRASPACLAACEAADWPGNVRQLRHKLEAALIHASAEAASFVEPRHVFEEAGPHATGPLSFHEATRLFQRDLLRRELDATDWCVADVAQRLDLTRQHVYNLMKAFGLSRDPQSAGG